A single window of Sphaerodactylus townsendi isolate TG3544 linkage group LG03, MPM_Stown_v2.3, whole genome shotgun sequence DNA harbors:
- the LOC125428587 gene encoding zinc finger protein 883-like isoform X15: protein MPKMPSQVAINRQCCSVLFAEVWKQLLHLQSSLWFPLRRWPCISPRQSGYCWIQIKELSMRTSCWRTMRAWRVWNHHFLPLCVKGAMNVMKAMVTTDKGLTSDEMQENLSRRPVEGVSFPDEPTATAHVEETVGVLQGSSVEKNKDEVSEGNLEDRDGPPRQWRSNADRTRDKPVQSQEVGFCENPAYKCIECGLNFSDQSQYEIHLQMQSGKKMHQCLDCGKTILCRVELRHQMNHKGEKPCKYSDCGKSFSQKSNFFQHQTIHSVEKPLICLERGMTFVGKRNGNVHIPNNIIKRAHKCFWCRKFFSCRSKLLVHQRTHTMEKGFECPKCGKRFRHSSTLQEHQRTHTKERPFECSECGKRFSQSSNLYQHQRTHTMERPFECLECGKRFSWNGAVQRHQRTHTKERSFECSECGKRFSQSGHLQRHQMTHTKERPFECSECGKRFSQSSNLYQHQRTHTMERPFECSECGKRFSQSSNLYQHQRTHTMERPFECSECGKRFSQSGHLQGHQRTHTKERPFECSECGKRFSHNSTLQQHQITHTKERPFECSECGKSFSQRGHLQRHQKTHTKERPFECSECGKSFSHRSTLQQHQRTHTKERPFECSDCEKRFSRSGHLRRHQRTHTKERPFECSECGKCFSCSSTLQQHQRTHTKERPFEC from the exons tctctggtttcctttgaggaggtggccaTGTATTTCACCGAGGCAGAGTGGGTATTGCTGGATCCAGATCAAAGAGCTCTCTATGAGGAcatcatgctggagaactatgaGAGCGTGGCGTGTCTGG AACCATCActttcttcctctgtgtgtgaAAGGAGCCATGAATGTAATGAAGGCTATGGTTACGACAGACAAAGGCCTCACTTCTGATGAAATGCAAGAGAATTTATCCAGAAGACCTGTAGAGGGTGTTTCCTTCCCAGATGAGCCGACTGCAA CAGCACATGTAGAGGAGACAGTGGGGGTATTACAGGGGTCCTCTGTGGAAAAAAACAAGGATGAAGTTTCTGAAGGAAACCTTGAGGACAGAGACGGACCACCGAGGCAGTGGAGAAGCAATGCAGACAGAACAAGGGATAAACCTGTACAATCCCAAGAAGTAGGCTTCTGTGAAAACCCAGCATATAAGTGCATAGAGTGTGGACTGAACTTCTCAGATCAAAGCCAATAcgagatccatttgcaaatgcagaGTGGAAAGAAGATGCATCAATGCTTGGATTGTGGCAAGACTATCCTTTGCAGAGTAGAGCTCAGACATCAAATGAACCATAAAGGAGAGAAACCTTGTAAGTACTCAGATTGTGGCAAAAGCTTCTCACAAAAATCAAATTTTTTTCAACACCAAACCATTCATTCAGTAGAGAAGCCACTAATCTGCTTAGAGAGGGGAATGACCTTTGTTGGTAAAAGAAATGGTAATGTACACATCCCAAACAATATTATAAAGAGGGCACATAAATGCTTTTGGTGTAGaaagttcttcagctgcagatcaaaactccttgtgcaccaaagaactcacacaatgGAGAAGGGTTTTGAATGcccaaaatgtggaaagagattcaggcacagtagcactcttcaagagcatcaaagaactcacacaaaggagagaccttttgaatgctcagagtgtggaaagagattcagtcagagtagcaatctttaccagcatcaaagaactcacacaatggagagaccttttgaatgcttagagtgtggaaagagattcagttggaatGGCGCtgttcaacggcatcaaagaactcacacaaaggagaggtcttttgaatgctcagagtgtggaaagagattcagtcagagtggacatcttcaacggcatcaaatgactcacacaaaggagagaccttttgaatgctcagagtgtggaaagagattcagtcagagtagcaatctttaccagcatcaaagaactcacacaatggagaggccttttgaatgctcagagtgtggaaagagattcagtcagagtagcaatctttaccagcatcaaagaactcacacaatggagaggccttttgaatgctcagagtgtggaaagagattcagtcagagtggacatCTTCaagggcatcaaagaactcacacaaaggagaggccttttgaatgctcagagtgtggaaagagattcagtcacaatagcactcttcagcagcatcaaataactcacacaaaggagaggccttttgaatgctcagagtgtggaaagagtttcagtcaGAGGGGacatcttcaacggcatcaaaaaactcacacaaaggagagaccttttgaatgctcagagtgtggaaagagtttcagtcacagaagcactcttcaacagcatcaaagaactcacacaaaggagagaccttttgaatgctcagattgtgaaaagagattcagtcggagtggccATCTTcgacggcatcaaagaactcacacaaaggaaagaccttttgaatgttcagagtgtggaaagtgtTTCAGTtgcagtagcactcttcaacagcatcaaagaactcacacgaaggaaagaccttttgaatgctga